GTCAGCTTCGATTTTTGAAAAGTCCAAAATATCATTGATGATGGTCAAAAGCGTATCCCCGGATGTTCGAACTGTTTCGGCTAAATCCCGTTGTTCAGGATTCAGATTCGTGTCCAGGAGAAGGCCTGTCATGCCCATAATGCCATTCATGGGAGTTCGGAGCTCATGGCTCATCATGGCCAAAAACTCTGATTTTGCATTGGCTGCCACCAGAGCTTCATCCCTGGCGATACCCAATTCGACGTTTTTTTCTTCGAGTTCGCGTTCGATGTTCTTTCGTTCTTGGATTTCATCATTCAATGATGCGTTTACGGCATGCAAATCCTTCGTCCGTTCATTGATGCGTTCCTCAAGCGTCGCATTCGAAAGAGACAAAGCTTGCGTCGTGGCTCGGAGTCGCCATAATATCCAGCCGATATAACAAACGAGTAAGACACTCAAAAGATAGAACACCATTCGATATTGTTCGATTTGCTCGAGCACGTGGTTATGATACTGTTGATATCGGCCACTGAGTCGAGCGTGCATGGCCGTCGTCGGAATGGCGAAAATGTCCTCGACGGTCTTTCGTAGGTCCTCTCGATATTTCAAGATCAATCTCATGTGCGTCAGCAGGTTTTCTATGGAGTGGCTATTGGATGGAGAGAGTGAGGATTGGAGAGAATGTAATTCGTTAATCGATCGGGTCATGTTCGTACGATAATCAGCGGATGGTTCTTGATTGTACAAGAGCGTTTGGAGAATGGCTTGCTCCATGACATGTCTGAATTCAGGTATGTGCGGGGAGGCTAAGCTGATTCGTCGAAGTTCAATCCCGGCCAACGGGAAGTATCGCGTCGAATTTCTAAGAATGGCATGATGGGACTTAAAGAGTTCCACCAAAGATTCTTTCTCCTTGAGGAGTCGGGCATAGTCCACGAGGAGTGGACGGAAGACGGGTTCGTCGAGGGCTATGAGTGATAACGGCCCCCTGAAGAAGGTGGCCTTCAATCCGTGAAGCTGTTGAGTTGCGATGACGAGGGAGTCATAGTGGAGGAGTAATCCGTTTTCATTCTTGAGAATGTCCTGGTTCAGCGTGGTATCCCACCGTTTCAGTTCTTCCAGTGCCATCATCCGCTGGTGATGGGCCGTCCGATGATCTTCTTGAGTTTTGACGAAAAGGCCAGTGACCAGAGTCAGGAGCGAAAGAAAAAACAGAATATAAAGAGCCACCGATCGCGTCACAGTTGCTTCCCCTTGTATGTGCCCGGGAGTGTGTAGAGGAAGGCCACGATGGCATCGATTTGCTCTTGGTTCAGTGATCGCCCCAGTTGATATTGGGCCATGACCCGAACGGCTTGTTCTAATGTTGAGGCAGATCCATCATGAAAGTACGGCGGCGTCAAGACTGCCATGCGCAAACTGGGAACCTTATAGAGTCGATTCTGATGTCTATGGGAGTCATGGGTGATTGAAGGCTCCTTAGAGTTTTTGTCCTTCTGACCGTACCGTTGCTCTTTGTAATAATCCCCGGTCACACCAAATTTTTGAAACATGTTCCCGCCAACGTTGGCGCCTTGGTGGCAAGCCGAACAGCCGTACTCCTTAAAGAGGGCGTAGCCCTGCTTTTCCTGTTCAGTGAGAACCGAGTGATTTCCTTGTAAGTATCGATCAAATCGTGAGTTGGGAGTCAGTAGTGATCGTTCGAAGGTCGCAATGGCATGCTTGATCGTATCCCGGGAAATGCCGTCATGATACAAAGCCTCGAATATCTCGACATACATTGGGTCGGTTTTTAGTTTGTGAATGATTTCTTGCCATGTGGATCCCATTTCTTTCGAATGCTGGATCGGGCCTTCGATTTGATCTTCCAATGTATGAGCTCGTCCATCCCAAAATTGTCGGACATTGAGTCCGCTGTTATAGACGGTAGGCGTATTAATATCCCCCAAGGCTCCCCCGATGCCGATGGATCGGAACGCTTGATCTGTTCCTCCGGCTTCTAAGTTATGGCAACTGGCGCAAGCGACGGTGTTGCTGTGTGATAAGCGAGGGTCAGAGAACAATTTTTCTCCCAATGCGACTTTTCGTGAATCCAAGGCCCAGCTTGTCGGGATTGGTTGGATCGGTTCATTCGGGATTTCTGGACTAACCGGTCGAATCAATGATGAGTGAGAAAGCGGATGGCTTGATTCGCTCAGATCCGATTCACACGCGCTCATACTACCTATTAAGAGAGCGAATAGCCCCGCGCAGATCCGAGTTATCCAAGCAGAAGAGGGGATTGTGTTGAATGTTTGTTTCTCAGGTAGAAGGATGAACTTGCTCATAGGAATATGACGGGTAGTGTAGAGATTTTTGAGAAGCAAGCACGAAAGGTACGTAAATTTATCTCGGAATAAAAACGATAATCTTTATGTCGAGAGAATGCATAACCTGCACTATTTTGTACCATTATGGGCATCCCACCACCCAGTCAGGTTATATGAGATTTTCTTGGAAGCTTTTGTCAGAGTTTTCTGAAGCAATTGCAGGCGACTCCTGACTCATTTTCGAAAAGCCAGTCGAAAGGCCTTCTAAAACATGGAGGCAATGTGTTGAGCGTCGTCTGTCAGATTTCTTTGAGGGGGACCTTGAGTTGTGGGAAAGCGTAAAGACTTGATAATATTTTTTAATATGATAGGAGGGTTGCATATGCGAGTGGCGTTCTTTCTAAAGCTACGAAAAATTCTGCTTATCTTTTCCAGCATAGGCTGTGGGCTGTTACTGTCAGCTTCCCTGGTGAGCGCCGGAGGTGATTCGATCCCGTGGCAATGTACCTCGTATACCTACACCGGTCCTTCACAAGAGGCCTGTATTCAATCTCTTTCTGATCCGCAAGAGGAAAAAATTGCGAGTCTTGAAAGGAAGATCAAACGTCAACAATTCGAACTGGAAAAACTCAAAAATAGAATGCGTCGTCAATCTTCGCCTGTCATGAGACAGACACCGTATTATCCTTCTAATGCATATGGTCCTCCGCCACTGTTGCCTCCCGGGGGACCTTGGTTCGGTGGCGGTTTTCCTCTAGGGTTTGGGGGTGGTTTTCCCCTGGGGTTGGGGGTGGGCCAATTTCCTTTCCTGCCTCCCATAGCTATCGTGATTGATTGATCCCGCGTCACGTTCACCAGCCGTGTGTTTCTCCTGTGCTGATTAGCAATACGTGTTTTTCTAAACAAAATTTTCCCCCACATCACCTCAAATCGTCTGAATTAATGGGATACGAAGGAGCCTGGTTCCTCTCGGCATATCCATGTGCCAAAGACGCAATTCCTGCTTGGACAATTTAAAAATTTGCGCGTTTAGAAACAGCGGGAGGTATACGATTGATCGGATCGGTGACGAATTGTTGAGTGGGGAGCAGAGGATGTTCAAGAAACACAGACGGAGGAAATTTTTGGCCTGTTTCCGTATGGCGGAGAGTTCGTTTCAAGACAAAATCAAAAAGTAGGGGGTTGTAATCGTAAATTTCGTTGAGCCACGTTCGTTCCTCCGACGAAATATAACCGGAGGATTCGAGCGTTCGGGTTTGAATTACGATGTTCACCGCTGGTAGGGGATAGTCGCTTCCGTTGATCAAGTTGGAATGGATTGAGGTTTTCTCCAGTATCGTGTTGAGATGATCTTTCCGGTTATCTTGTGTCAACGCTGAGATATCGGCAAAGAGCAAGGTTTTGTATTGAGGGTCTTCTAACATGCCAATGGCAAGGTCAATGTAGGGTGTTCCAGGAGTGCAAATCCCTGCATCCTCCTCTTGGCATTCTCCCAGACTCGCGACATGGGCCATGATGACTTTGACTCCCATGTCCAAAGGCTTTTTCAAGAAGAGCGGGTTCCCCAAATGTTGGAAATCCTCAGCCTCAGTGGCTTTCTCATTTCCGGTATGTGAAATCAACACCATATCGTATTCACGCATGAGGCGGTAATAGGCTTCAAGTTTGTCATTCATGCTTGGGGACGCGGGATGGATGCCCATGGCATTTGGCAGCCATTTGACGAATCGGACCCCCTGTTTTGCAAAACGGCGTAGTGCATCTTCTGCGTCTTGCCGATATGGATGGATTGAGATGATCGGGAAGAACACGTCCGGGTGTTCTTTGACTATTTTCAACATATAGTGATTAGGGGTATGAAATGTACTGAGGGTCTTTTGGGGAGTGCCATGTTCATCATGGAAATAATCGAACGCCATCAATCCGAACATTCCATGTTGGGGCATGAAGTGAATCAAGTTTTGCAGGCGACCGAGATATTGCGCATCGGCTTGAGCCGTATCGGTAATTCCAGCCGAACTCTTGTAGACTTCGAATTGAATGTAATGAACGAGCCCGCCGAATGGACTCTGCCATGCTTCATTCACGAACGTCCCGTTCAGCTCGGTATTCATCCCGAGTAAATGGGTATGATAGTCCCGGAGCCGGGAAGAGTCGATGTCCTCAAAGGCTCGTTGAATTAAGGCTCGGGCTTGAGGGCTGATATTCTCGGAAAGCTCTTCTGGCCGGTGTTCGAATGCCCCGCCAATATAGTTGCAGGCGACAACGAGACTGCTCCAGCCGAGTATCATGAGCATGCGTATGGTGATGTGGAGAAAGGTTCGCATGCGAGATTAAGCGATGGCAGATGGAAGGGACTTTAGAGGTCTCCACCCTGACATCACACAACGTTGCGCAGTTAAAGGCAGAAAACTCTCGACATCATCGGCGATCGCGTTCATGAAATTTTGAGCCAGACTCTGATCTGCGAAACATTCGAAGACATCATCCAGAAAGCCTGCGCGCAATAACGGGTGGTGCAAGAATGCTTCGCCAGAACCTGTCGGGACGTCTAATGGCTGTTCTTCGACTTCGACCCGTTCCAGGCCGATTTCATGGAGCCATTGGCTGGCGTCACTGGCGGACGGTCGCTCGTCTTGATACGCTCTAAAGGCGTGACGTTCCTTCATGAGTCCCTGCTCTGTCATTGCCTTTTCGACACGTTTCCAGAGTGAATCAAATGTCCCTCGGGAGGGAAATGTTAACACCACCTGACCTCCTCGTTTCAGGAATGAGACGAGTTGCTGGAGGGCTTTCTTCCTATGTGGACGAAAAAACATAAAGGCCAGGTTTCCTGTGATTCGATCAAATTGGGGAAGATCGGTGGGAAGGGAGCGAACATCACCTTGGCGGAACTCAAGCCAGGGGAAGGAGAGCCCTTGATATGCACGTGCTTGCCTGAGCTGGGCTTCGTGAATATCAATTCCGACGATCCGACCAGTTGGCCCGACACGATCTGCCAGGTAGAAGCTCGGAACGCCACTTCCACAAGCGACGTCCAGGATGGAGATGCCCTGAGAGAGGTCCAACTTTGATAGTAAACTTTTTGCAAAAGGGGTTGACCAATAGTCTTTCGAAGGTAGAGTTTTGAGCCAGCTTGGAGAGGGAGTGAGCGGGAAAACTTTCGATGTCAGTATGGAATTCGTCATGCTCTGTGGGCCATGATCAAAAGAAAAGCCGTTACACACTGATTCTCTCTATGAGGCACATGTTCTGGTTAGGAGGCTTGGTTCCGACTTAAGGTGATCAGAGGAATCGAGTAAGGATATGCGAAATGACTGAAATAACGCAATAATCGTGTGTAGTGGCCATTTTGTCTGAGCAAGGGTTAAGTTTCATATTTTTTCGTCCGAGACAAAAAAAGAACGAAAAGATAGGGCGTGAACACCTTTATGTGTCGAGAGCTGCCCAACATACACGACCCATGGTTATTAAGGAAAAATCAGTCAATGGGATGCAGGTGCTTATCCTCATCGGGAAACTCGATATTTTTTCGCGGAATAATTTTCGCGATGTGATCGAGGGTCATAAAAAAGCCGGGACGAGGGGACTCATCATAGACTTACATGGTGTAACGTTTATTGATAGTATAGGCATTGGTGC
The genomic region above belongs to Nitrospirales bacterium and contains:
- a CDS encoding class I SAM-dependent methyltransferase, with translation MTNSILTSKVFPLTPSPSWLKTLPSKDYWSTPFAKSLLSKLDLSQGISILDVACGSGVPSFYLADRVGPTGRIVGIDIHEAQLRQARAYQGLSFPWLEFRQGDVRSLPTDLPQFDRITGNLAFMFFRPHRKKALQQLVSFLKRGGQVVLTFPSRGTFDSLWKRVEKAMTEQGLMKERHAFRAYQDERPSASDASQWLHEIGLERVEVEEQPLDVPTGSGEAFLHHPLLRAGFLDDVFECFADQSLAQNFMNAIADDVESFLPLTAQRCVMSGWRPLKSLPSAIA
- a CDS encoding cytochrome-c peroxidase, producing the protein MSACESDLSESSHPLSHSSLIRPVSPEIPNEPIQPIPTSWALDSRKVALGEKLFSDPRLSHSNTVACASCHNLEAGGTDQAFRSIGIGGALGDINTPTVYNSGLNVRQFWDGRAHTLEDQIEGPIQHSKEMGSTWQEIIHKLKTDPMYVEIFEALYHDGISRDTIKHAIATFERSLLTPNSRFDRYLQGNHSVLTEQEKQGYALFKEYGCSACHQGANVGGNMFQKFGVTGDYYKEQRYGQKDKNSKEPSITHDSHRHQNRLYKVPSLRMAVLTPPYFHDGSASTLEQAVRVMAQYQLGRSLNQEQIDAIVAFLYTLPGTYKGKQL